One window from the genome of Nicotiana tomentosiformis chromosome 5, ASM39032v3, whole genome shotgun sequence encodes:
- the LOC138892615 gene encoding uncharacterized protein, with amino-acid sequence MNEKSLAQAKKIVELEARLASELEKFKSEAEKAITEAEAIAVVYQADAEAAQVQAREEAETAQTRAHLVGELAKCQSRRETLEEIHARGFELTEEIIKAKKLEVDAGALASDDDDDDDESKSGSKSGEKLDGEDTAPEENQEP; translated from the coding sequence ATGAACGAGAAGAGCTTGGCTCAGGCGAAGAAAATAGTGGAGCTCgaagctcggttggcttccgaacttgaaAAGTTCAAATCTGAAGCTGAAAAGGCTATAACCGAGGCAGAAGCGATCGCGGTCGTCTAtcaagccgatgctgaagccgctcaagtacaagcgagagaggaagccgagaccgctcaaactcgagcacatttAGTTggtgaactcgccaaatgccaatctcggagggaaaccctcgaggagatccatgctcgaggtttcgaacttaccgaagagataataaaggctaaaaAACTTGAAGTCGATGCTGGAGCCTTAGCttccgatgatgacgatgatgatgatgagagcaAGAGTGGGTCTAAGAGCGGGGAGAAGCTCGATGGAGAAGATACTGCCCCCGAAGAAAATCAGGAACCTTAG
- the LOC138892616 gene encoding uncharacterized protein: protein MIREAWALKTLFVEGSRVREDPFCDYYTGVEDATGLSDLKVSRKDSGEASGLFNEMQQALNQASALHREACFRSRAELSRYEADLRGLTEERNALKLLCGQREEEIKDLRAELAKAHQDQSDMIKQEIKISKAHGLDSGMEANISISQLQQKIELRGMKEKSSAQAKKIAELEARETLEEIHARGLDLTEEIIKAKELEADAGALASDADDDDNESKSGSKSGEKLDGEDTAPGENQEP, encoded by the exons ATGATTCGAGAGGCTTGGGCCTTGAAGACCCTTTTCGTCGAAGGAAGCCGCGTAAGGGAAGATCCCTTTTGTGATTATTATActggggtcgaagatgctacTGGCCTAAGCGATTTGaaggtctcgaggaaggactcgggTGAGGCATCGGGCCTTTTCAACGAAATGCAGCAAGctctgaatcag GCCTCAGCGCTTCATCGGGAAGCATGTTTTCGGTCCCGAGCTGAGCTGAGTCGGTACGAGGCCGACCTTcgagggctcacggaggagagaaatgcccttaaaCTCCTCTGCGGGCAAAGAGAAGaggaaatcaaggacctccgagccgagttggccaaggctcaccaagatcagtcCGACATGATCAAGCAggaaattaaaatttcaaaagctcacgggctcgattcgggaatggaggctaacatttcaatctcacagctgcagcagaagatcGAG CTTCGAGGAATGAAAGAGAAGAGCTCGGCTCAGGCGAAGAAAATAGCGGAGCTCgaagctcg ggaaaccctcgaggagatccatgctcgaggtttagaccttaccgaagagataataaaggctaaagaACTTGAAGCCGATGCTGGAGCCTTAGCATCTGATGCTGACGATGATGATAATGAGAGCAAGAGTGGGTCTAAGAGCGGGGAGAAGCTCGATGGAGAAGATACTGCCCCCGGAGAAAATCAGGAACCTTAa